The following proteins are encoded in a genomic region of Methanobrevibacter sp.:
- a CDS encoding multiprotein bridging factor aMBF1, giving the protein MECEICGKAISDHPKRVKIDGSIMAVCDECAKFGRIQKEPPKPKFRKQNNKNKNTNKRQNRRNDEPQEELIENYNDIVRRKREAKNWTREQLGQKLNEKVSVINRIESGKMVPDTKLIKKLEKTLDIELLETYNTDDLKQYVGTSGSGVKLGSIVKIKRK; this is encoded by the coding sequence ATGGAATGTGAAATTTGTGGAAAAGCCATTTCCGACCATCCTAAAAGAGTGAAAATCGATGGTTCCATAATGGCTGTCTGTGACGAGTGTGCTAAATTTGGAAGAATTCAAAAAGAGCCACCAAAACCAAAATTCAGAAAGCAGAACAATAAGAATAAAAACACCAATAAAAGACAAAACAGAAGAAATGACGAGCCACAAGAAGAACTAATAGAAAACTACAACGACATTGTTAGAAGAAAAAGGGAAGCTAAAAATTGGACTCGTGAACAGTTAGGTCAAAAGCTTAATGAAAAGGTTTCTGTAATCAATAGAATCGAATCTGGAAAAATGGTTCCAGATACAAAGCTCATTAAAAAGTTAGAAAAAACATTGGATATTGAATTGCTTGAAACATACAACACCGATGATTTAAAACAGTATGTTGGAACATCCGGTT
- a CDS encoding proteasome-activating nucleotidase, whose amino-acid sequence MEEEIKSIKEDNSKTKSNLMWKVRKLEKDKVLIENEKIRLEREAKSLRSEIERFRSPPLVLATITEVLDDHRMTVKSSTGPSFLVNYSKFLDEKLLVPGSRVALNQQTFGIVEILPSEKDANVSGMEIETKPDITYDKIGGLEEQIVEVKETVELPLKEPELFEKVGIDPPKGVLLYGPPGTGKTLLAKAAANETNATFIKIVASEFVKKYIGEGARLVREVFELAKEKAPAIIFIDELDAVAAQRLKSSTSGDREVQRTLMQLLAELDGFESRGDISIIGATNRPDILDPALLRPGRFDRFIEVPLPNEDGRREILKIHTKGMSLAEEAEIDLLTDLTEGLSGADLKAVCTEAGMFAIRDKRHEVTVADFMDAVDKITTAQNKDQYQKEAGVMFG is encoded by the coding sequence ATGGAAGAAGAAATAAAATCAATTAAAGAAGATAATTCCAAAACCAAAAGTAACTTAATGTGGAAAGTTAGGAAGTTGGAAAAAGACAAGGTCCTAATTGAAAATGAAAAAATAAGATTGGAAAGGGAAGCTAAATCATTAAGATCAGAAATTGAAAGGTTTAGATCACCTCCATTAGTATTGGCTACTATCACAGAAGTTTTAGATGACCACAGAATGACTGTTAAAAGTAGCACAGGACCAAGCTTCTTAGTAAACTATTCTAAATTCTTAGATGAAAAATTATTAGTTCCAGGTTCCAGGGTAGCTTTAAATCAACAAACATTCGGTATTGTTGAAATATTGCCATCAGAAAAAGATGCAAACGTTTCAGGAATGGAAATTGAAACCAAGCCAGACATAACCTATGATAAGATTGGTGGTCTTGAAGAACAAATAGTGGAAGTAAAGGAAACTGTGGAATTGCCTTTAAAAGAACCAGAATTATTTGAAAAAGTTGGAATTGACCCACCAAAAGGAGTATTGTTATACGGACCTCCAGGAACCGGTAAAACTTTACTAGCAAAAGCTGCAGCTAATGAAACTAATGCAACTTTCATTAAAATCGTAGCTTCAGAATTTGTTAAAAAATACATAGGTGAAGGTGCAAGACTCGTACGTGAAGTATTTGAGCTTGCAAAAGAAAAGGCACCTGCAATCATATTCATAGACGAGCTCGATGCAGTAGCGGCTCAAAGACTTAAAAGTTCAACTAGCGGTGACAGGGAAGTTCAAAGAACTTTAATGCAATTGTTAGCAGAATTGGATGGATTCGAATCAAGAGGAGACATCAGTATCATTGGAGCAACCAACAGGCCTGATATTTTGGACCCTGCTCTTCTAAGACCCGGTCGTTTCGACAGATTTATAGAAGTGCCACTTCCAAATGAAGATGGAAGAAGGGAAATTCTCAAAATCCATACCAAAGGAATGTCTTTAGCTGAAGAAGCTGAAATTGATTTGCTCACTGATCTTACAGAAGGTCTTTCAGGAGCAGATTTAAAGGCAGTATGTACAGAAGCCGGAATGTTCGCTATTCGTGACAAACGTCATGAAGTGACCGTAGCCGACTTTATGGATGCTGTTGATAAGATTACAACTGCTCAAAACAAAGACCAATATCAAAAAGAAGCAGGAGTAATGTTCGGATAG